Proteins from a single region of Scleropages formosus chromosome 22, fSclFor1.1, whole genome shotgun sequence:
- the pdzrn3b gene encoding E3 ubiquitin-protein ligase PDZRN3-B isoform X3, with translation MGCRLCALRKPEEHYRLLYEVCQVNGKDLSKATHDQAVEAFRTAKEPIVVQVLRRAPRPKAAGPSSDNQLADTGTQTDITFQHIMALSKQPTATPAAASPVTALEQYLLPEEHCPRHEFFDPNDFLEGMQQEMEREELEYEEVDLYRLNSQDKLGLTVCYRTDDEDETGIYVSEIDPNSIAAKDGRIREGDRIIQINGIEIQNREDAVALLTSEENRNVCLLVARPEIQLDEGWMDDDRNDFLDDLHMDMLEQQHHQAMQFTASMLQQKKHEEDGGTTDTATLLSNHHEKDSGVGRTDESTRNDESSEQENLGDDQTTSSNTLGSCRKLTYSQDTLGSGDAPFSNESFISADCTDADFLGIPADECERFRELLELKCQARSVARLGSWCPGAGADSESVDRELEALNAELRSIELECLNVARVHRMQQLREQCRDAWMLHNSGFRNYNTSVDARRHELSDITELPEKSDKDSSSAYNTGESCRSTPLTLELSPDNSLRRAGGQPQGEGGAVGSLATTGKTTKTLLSPVQEASPSRARVTSPTKESESCGPPEPKERRPGKGSSAALPPPHSPYKHAHIPAHAQHYQSYMQLIQQKSAVEYAQSQVSLASVCREVPEPRAEWKVKVRSDGTRYITKRPVRDRLLRERALRIREERAGMTTDDDAASELKMGRYWSKEERRQQAARAREQRQRREFMKQSRLDCLREQGATAAAEDRKELSIIELSHKKMMKKRNKKIFDNWMTIQELLTHGTRSPDGTRVYNSLLSVTTV, from the exons ATGGGATGTAGGCTGTGCGCCCTGAGGAAGCCGGAGGAGCACTACAGGCTTCTATATGAGGTCTGCCAG GTCAACGGGAAGGACCTGTCTAAAGCCACCCACGACCAAGCTGTCGAGGCCTTCCGCACGGCTAAGGAGCCCATCGTGGTTCAGGTGCTACGACGGGCCCCCCGCCCCAAGGCCGCTGGCCCATCCTCAGACAACCAGTTGGCAGACACAGGCACGCAGACGGACATCACCTTCCAACACATCATGGCACTCAGCAAGCAGCCCACCGCCACCCCTGCTGCCGCCTCACCCGTCACCGCGCTGGAGCAGTACCTGCTGCCTGAGGA ACACTGTCCGAGGCACGAGTTCTTCGACCCCAATGACTTCTTGGAGGGcatgcagcaggagatggagcgAGAGGAACTGGAATATGAG GAGGTGGATCTGTATAGGCTGAACAGCCAGGACAAGCTGGGCCTCACCGTCTGCTACAGAACGGATGACGAGGACGAGACCGGGATCTATGTGAGCGAG ATTGATCCTAACAGCATTGCTGCAAAGGACGGGCGAATCCGAGAGGGGGATCGTATAATCCAG ATCAACGGCATAGAGATACAGAACCGTGAGGATGCCGTGGCCCTACTGACTAGTGAGGAGAACCGAAACGTGTGTCTGCTGGTGGCGCGGCCAGAGATCCAG CTGGAtgaaggatggatggacgaTGACAGAAACGACTTCTTGGATGACTTGCACATGGACATGCTGGAACAGCAGCACCATCAGGCCATGCAGTTCACAGCCAGCATGCTGCAGCAG AAGAAGCATGAGGAAGATGGTGGTACGACCGACACGGCGACGCTGCTGTCCAATCACCACGAGAAGGACAGTGGCGTGGGCCGCACGGATGAGAGCACGCGCAACGACGAGAGCTCGGAGCAGGAGAACCTGGGCGATGACCAGACCACGTCCTCCAACACACTGGGCAGCTGTCGGAAACTCACCTACAGTCAGGACACGCTGGGCAGCGGCGATGCGCCTTTCAGCAATGAGTCCTTTATCTCAGCCGACTGCACCGACGCCGACTTCCTAGGCATTCCCGCCGATGAGTGCGAACGCTTCCGGGAACTGCTAGAGCTCAAGTGTCAGGCGAGGAGCGTGGCCCGCCTTGGCTCCTGGTGTCCCGGTGCCGGCGCCGACTCGGAGAGTGTCGACCGCGAACTGGAGGCGCTGAATGCCGAGCTGCGCAGCATTGAGCTGGAGTGCCTCAATGTGGCTCGCGTGCACAGGATGCAACAGCTACGCGAGCAGTGCCGTGATGCCTGGATGCTGCACAACAGCGGCTTCCGCAACTACAACACTAGCGTGGACGCGCGCCGCCATGAGCTCTCGGACATCACCGAGCTACCTGAGAAGTCGGACAAGGACAGTTCAAGCGCCTACAACACGGGTGAGAGCTGTCGCAGCACCCCGCTTACGCTGGAGCTCTCGCCCGATAACTCCCTGCGCCGTGCTGGGGGGCAGCCCCAGGGTGAGGGGGGTGCCGTCGGCTCCTTGGCAACCACCGGCAAGACCACCAAGACACTCCTGTCTCCCGTGCAGGAAGCCAGTCCCAGTAGGGCTCGAGTTACCTCCCCCACAAAGGAGTCGGAGTCTTGTGGGCCACCGGAGCCCAAGGAGCGCAGGCCGGGGAAGGGCTCCTCAGCCGCGCTGCCGCCGCCACACTCCCCCTACAAGCATGCCCATATCCCCGCCCACGCCCAACACTACCAGAGCTACATGCAGCTGATCCAGCAGAAGTCAGCCGTGGAGTATGCCCAGAGTCAGGTGAGCCTGGCGAGCGTGTGCCGCGAGGTGCCGGAGCCCAGGGCCGAGTGGAAGGTGAAGGTGCGCAGTGACGGCACGCGCTACATCACCAAGCGGCCCGTGCGTGACCGGCTCCTGCGGGAACGGGCGCTGCGCATCCGCGAAGAACGTGCAGGCATGACCACGGACGACGACGCCGCCAGCGAGCTCAAGATGGGCCGCTACTGGAGCAAGGAGGAGCGGCGGCAGCAGGCAGCACGAGCCCGCGAACAGCGCCAACGCCGCGAGTTCATGAAGCAGAGCCGCCTGGACTGCCTGCGGGAGCAGGGTGCCACTGCCGCCGCCGAAGACAGGAAGGAGCTCAGCATCATCGAGCTGAGCCACaagaagatgatgaagaagaggaaCAAGAAGATCTTCGACAACTGGATGACCATCCAGGAACTGCTGACCCACGGCACGCGGTCGCCTGACGGCACGCGAGTGTACAACTCGCTGCTGTCGGTGACCACGGTGTAG